Proteins encoded in a region of the Bacillota bacterium genome:
- a CDS encoding extracellular solute-binding protein — translation MTLRRWILVCAVLFALLSVVTASAAPKEITFWVMPNAPDETHTVWLNKVAQEFQAQTGVKVNWEIVGWDTAWSRIAAAIATGEGADVSQVGTTWNPQFAATGGLEEINIAEFGGASAFMKANLDSTTYKGRYYGVPWFAETRCLFYNKDMFAAAKVNPPQTYDEVITVGKAITKALGPGKAFAMAGTNAWDLIHNWAIILWANGGDLVDVAAKKAIFNSEAGVQAMRWYVSLVENGLADKACAEYNQPQADAAFINGNVAMCFMGPWNIANIEQENPTLNYGVVEPPKGSKGRAAFSGGSNLVIFKASKNKDAAKAWIKFLLEKEKMVDYTQHLSHMLPATLAAYDDPYYSTGVWKTFKTALGYATAYPPLAVWGDIENAIVSEFKNVLSDYIVGKYKADDVKRYLDAAAKKVDEALQREK, via the coding sequence ATGACACTGAGAAGGTGGATTCTTGTCTGCGCCGTTCTCTTCGCATTGCTCAGCGTAGTGACGGCGTCCGCGGCTCCCAAGGAGATAACGTTCTGGGTCATGCCCAACGCCCCCGACGAGACGCACACCGTGTGGCTGAACAAGGTGGCGCAAGAGTTCCAGGCCCAGACAGGCGTCAAGGTCAATTGGGAGATCGTAGGATGGGATACTGCCTGGTCACGCATCGCAGCTGCGATCGCCACCGGCGAGGGGGCTGACGTGTCGCAGGTGGGCACGACGTGGAACCCCCAGTTCGCAGCGACGGGCGGCCTTGAGGAGATCAACATCGCGGAGTTCGGCGGCGCCTCGGCGTTCATGAAGGCGAACCTGGACTCCACGACTTACAAGGGCCGCTACTACGGCGTGCCCTGGTTCGCCGAGACCAGGTGCCTGTTCTACAACAAGGACATGTTCGCTGCGGCGAAGGTGAACCCGCCGCAGACCTATGACGAGGTCATAACGGTCGGCAAGGCTATAACGAAGGCGCTTGGGCCTGGCAAGGCGTTCGCCATGGCTGGCACGAACGCGTGGGACCTCATCCACAACTGGGCGATCATCCTCTGGGCTAACGGTGGAGATCTCGTCGATGTCGCGGCGAAGAAGGCCATCTTCAACAGCGAGGCCGGTGTGCAGGCCATGCGGTGGTATGTGAGCCTGGTCGAGAACGGGCTTGCGGACAAGGCCTGCGCCGAGTACAACCAGCCGCAGGCTGACGCGGCCTTCATAAACGGCAACGTCGCCATGTGCTTCATGGGCCCGTGGAACATAGCCAACATCGAGCAGGAGAACCCGACCTTGAACTATGGCGTGGTGGAGCCGCCGAAGGGCTCGAAAGGCCGGGCAGCCTTCTCTGGCGGAAGCAACCTCGTGATATTCAAGGCCAGCAAGAACAAGGACGCAGCCAAGGCATGGATAAAGTTCCTGCTTGAGAAGGAGAAGATGGTGGATTACACTCAGCACCTCTCCCACATGCTCCCAGCGACCCTGGCCGCATACGATGATCCTTACTACTCAACGGGAGTCTGGAAGACGTTCAAGACCGCTCTTGGCTATGCCACGGCTTACCCGCCTTTGGCGGTCTGGGGCGACATTGAGAACGCCATCGTTTCTGAGTTCAAGAACGTCCTAAGCGACTACATCGTCGGCAAGTACAAAGCCGATGACGTCAAGCGCTATCTAGACGCAGCTGCAAAGAAGGTTGACGAGGCACTGCAGCGCGAGAAGTAG
- a CDS encoding sugar ABC transporter permease, translated as MFVHVIPIVWGVFISFRNLDIYTIANWRAAPFVGLANYLEALDLSDPDGVLFLRSVANVLYYGVVTITIGYVIGLAVALLLNQRFYGRTIVRGLVLLPYIMPDSVAYSVWRFIFQARVGIVNSFLMSLGLIKEPLVWLVGTRTMFSVMVASIWKGWPFASLLLLAGLQSVPRELLECASIDGANWWQRFRYVTWPHILPVTKTLLLLNILWNFNAYNQFKVMLGDDPGIYAEVPSTFVVRQAFDNLRYGMGAAMSVVLVLMMTVVAIIYLRTLKPGTSVED; from the coding sequence TCGCTAATTGGCGTGCCGCCCCCTTCGTGGGGCTTGCGAACTATCTGGAAGCCCTCGATCTCAGCGACCCGGACGGGGTCCTGTTCCTGAGGTCCGTGGCCAACGTGCTTTACTATGGCGTGGTGACCATCACCATCGGATACGTCATAGGTCTCGCCGTCGCTCTCCTTCTCAATCAGCGGTTCTATGGGAGGACCATTGTGCGAGGCCTCGTGCTCCTGCCGTACATCATGCCCGATTCCGTTGCCTACAGCGTGTGGCGGTTCATCTTCCAGGCGAGGGTAGGCATTGTGAATAGCTTCTTAATGTCCCTGGGCCTCATCAAGGAGCCCCTCGTGTGGCTCGTTGGGACGAGGACGATGTTCTCAGTGATGGTGGCGAGCATATGGAAGGGTTGGCCGTTTGCGAGCCTGCTCCTTTTGGCGGGCCTGCAATCGGTTCCCCGCGAGCTCCTGGAGTGCGCATCGATCGATGGGGCGAACTGGTGGCAGAGGTTCCGCTACGTTACCTGGCCGCACATCCTACCGGTCACAAAGACGCTGCTTCTGCTGAACATCCTCTGGAACTTCAACGCGTACAACCAGTTTAAGGTGATGCTCGGGGACGACCCCGGGATCTACGCGGAAGTGCCATCGACCTTCGTTGTCAGGCAGGCCTTCGATAACCTGAGGTACGGCATGGGTGCGGCCATGTCGGTGGTCCTGGTGCTGATGATGACTGTGGTGGCTATCATCTATCTCCGGACTCTCAAGCCCGGCACATCGGTGGAGGACTGA
- a CDS encoding carbohydrate ABC transporter permease, whose protein sequence is MVSGSFKTSLEIQSADITDPNLAPRWIPRTFTLDNYRNVNRTVRILDYFRNSMIISVGTMVLCLALSILAGYALARFEFKGKGPYVLSLLVTQMFPGILFLIPYFILFVYINKWTGIQLKNTYQGLIITYSSFALPFSILMLRSFFANIPREIDEQAQIDGCTPVGALFRVIIPIARPGIAAVGIYAFIMSWNEILFASLLTGRATKTVAVGILEYITNQEARWAGMMAACIIVTIPVLVLFTLIQRHIVEGLVSGSVKG, encoded by the coding sequence ATGGTGTCCGGCTCTTTCAAGACAAGCCTTGAGATACAGTCGGCCGACATAACCGATCCGAACCTTGCTCCAAGGTGGATCCCGCGTACGTTCACCCTGGATAATTACAGGAACGTCAACCGCACCGTGAGGATCTTGGACTATTTCAGGAACAGCATGATCATATCCGTCGGGACAATGGTGCTCTGCCTGGCCCTCAGCATTCTTGCAGGCTATGCCCTCGCCCGGTTCGAGTTCAAGGGCAAAGGACCGTACGTGCTCTCGCTCCTCGTGACCCAGATGTTTCCCGGGATACTATTCCTGATCCCGTACTTCATCCTGTTCGTCTACATCAACAAATGGACGGGGATTCAGCTCAAGAACACGTACCAAGGGCTCATAATCACGTATTCGTCGTTTGCCCTTCCCTTCAGCATCCTCATGTTGCGCAGTTTCTTTGCCAACATACCGAGGGAGATAGACGAACAGGCTCAGATAGACGGATGCACCCCTGTGGGTGCCCTCTTCCGGGTGATCATCCCCATTGCGCGACCCGGCATAGCGGCAGTCGGCATATACGCGTTCATCATGAGCTGGAACGAGATCCTTTTCGCCTCGCTTCTCACGGGGCGAGCGACAAAGACGGTGGCCGTCGGTATCCTCGAGTACATAACGAACCAGGAAGCCCGATGGGCAGGGATGATGGCGGCGTGCATCATTGTGACCATACCCGTCCTGGTGCTCTTCACGCTCATTCAGAGGCATATCGTGGAGGGCCTCGTGTCTGGTTCTGTCAAAGGGTGA